In the Candidatus Binatia bacterium genome, one interval contains:
- a CDS encoding NADP-dependent oxidoreductase codes for MKAIRIHERSGPEMFRYEVAPVPKPGAGEILVRVHAAGVTPGELEWFPTWFTRLTQPRPFPIIPGHEFSGEVVEVGGRSEGVSVGDRVFGLNDWFCDGAFAEYCVTRPDFVVPRPDSLDELSAAVTPISALTAWQGLIHRGRLAKGNRVLVHGGAGAVGQFVVQIARWRGAHVIATCSAANEALVRELGAQETIDYRAVAFESAVSDVDLVFDTVGGETLDRSWQVLGPSGRLVTISNDGTTSKDPRVRSAFFIVEPDRIQLEDLAKWIDEGILRPDVDRVFPLARAREAFEAKPLRGKSVVRVLDSPG; via the coding sequence ATGAAGGCGATTCGAATTCACGAGCGGAGCGGTCCCGAAATGTTCCGCTACGAGGTCGCGCCGGTTCCGAAGCCTGGCGCCGGGGAGATCCTCGTTCGCGTCCATGCGGCGGGCGTGACGCCGGGCGAGCTCGAATGGTTTCCGACCTGGTTCACGCGCCTCACGCAGCCCCGGCCGTTTCCCATCATTCCCGGGCACGAATTCTCCGGTGAAGTCGTCGAAGTCGGCGGGAGGTCCGAAGGTGTATCGGTCGGTGACCGGGTGTTCGGGCTGAACGACTGGTTTTGCGACGGCGCTTTCGCGGAGTACTGCGTCACGCGGCCCGACTTCGTCGTTCCCAGGCCCGATTCGCTCGACGAGCTGTCCGCCGCGGTCACTCCCATTTCCGCGCTGACGGCCTGGCAGGGCCTCATCCACCGCGGTCGTCTCGCCAAAGGCAACCGGGTGCTGGTTCATGGAGGCGCCGGAGCGGTCGGGCAGTTCGTCGTGCAGATCGCCCGCTGGCGCGGCGCCCACGTGATCGCGACCTGCTCCGCCGCCAATGAAGCACTCGTGCGTGAACTCGGCGCTCAAGAGACGATCGACTATCGGGCGGTGGCCTTCGAGAGCGCCGTCAGCGACGTCGATCTCGTGTTCGATACCGTGGGCGGCGAAACGCTCGATCGCTCCTGGCAAGTGCTCGGTCCGAGCGGCCGCCTCGTGACGATCAGCAACGACGGGACGACATCCAAGGATCCGCGCGTACGATCGGCTTTCTTCATCGTCGAGCCCGACCGGATCCAGCTCGAAGATCTCGCGAAGTGGATCGACGAAGGCATCCTCAGGCCTGATGTCGATCGAGTCTTTCCGCTCGCCCGCGCGCGTGAGGCCTTCGAGGCGAAGCCATTGCGCGGGAAGTCCGTCGTCCGGGTTCTCGACTCCCCGGGCTGA
- a CDS encoding amidohydrolase family protein codes for MSQVALHPSRVLTPDGFRQDCCVVVESGRVLDVLPSRECPDEGARCVTSDGTLAGSHLTMAAAVRNAERLMGVDTATAVRMASAVPADILGLSQQRGAIRPGLRADLVLLDVDNNVVETWIAGEL; via the coding sequence ATGAGCCAGGTCGCACTTCATCCTTCGCGCGTGCTGACACCCGACGGGTTTCGGCAGGATTGCTGCGTGGTGGTGGAGAGCGGCCGCGTCCTCGATGTGCTCCCGTCGCGCGAGTGCCCGGACGAGGGTGCCCGCTGCGTCACCTCCGATGGAACGCTGGCCGGATCGCACCTGACCATGGCCGCGGCGGTTCGCAATGCCGAGCGCCTGATGGGCGTGGATACCGCGACCGCCGTGCGGATGGCGAGCGCGGTGCCTGCCGACATACTCGGGCTCTCGCAGCAAAGGGGCGCGATCAGGCCCGGACTTCGCGCGGATCTCGTGCTGCTCGATGTGGACAACAATGTCGTCGAAACGTGGATAGCGGGCGAGCTCTGA
- a CDS encoding YaeQ family protein, which produces MAIKATIFKVDLSVADMDRGYYGSHALTIARHPSETSERMMIRVLAFALCAGERLEFGGGVSTADEPDLWERSLDGQIERWIELGQPDPRRIHKACGRAGRVAVYLYGGNKAATWWEQERTGLERHDNLSVTLLAAEQTARLAELADRGISLQCNIQDAEVWIMREAQTVHLTPRLLFGSAAV; this is translated from the coding sequence GTGGCAATCAAGGCAACGATCTTCAAAGTCGATCTCAGCGTCGCGGACATGGACCGCGGCTACTACGGGTCACACGCGCTGACGATCGCCCGGCATCCGTCGGAGACCAGCGAGCGAATGATGATCCGCGTGCTCGCCTTTGCGCTGTGCGCCGGCGAGCGCCTGGAATTCGGCGGCGGAGTCTCCACGGCCGACGAGCCGGACTTGTGGGAGCGAAGCCTCGACGGCCAGATCGAACGGTGGATCGAGCTGGGTCAGCCCGACCCACGCAGGATTCACAAGGCTTGCGGACGCGCCGGGCGTGTCGCTGTCTATCTGTACGGAGGCAACAAGGCTGCAACCTGGTGGGAACAGGAACGTACTGGGCTCGAGCGCCACGACAACCTGAGCGTCACTCTGCTCGCGGCTGAGCAGACCGCAAGGCTGGCCGAGCTTGCCGACCGCGGCATCTCGCTGCAGTGCAACATCCAGGACGCCGAAGTGTGGATCATGCGCGAAGCGCAGACGGTCCACCTCACGCCGCGGCTGCTCTTCGGCAGCGCCGCTGTCTGA
- the dgcA gene encoding N-acetyl-D-Glu racemase DgcA, with protein MIEDTFRLSSARAYRETWPLATPFVISRARADTTDLLVVEVQEGQWDGRCRGRGEACPIRRFGQGMEKAVAEAEAMLAALRGGADWSKLYDLSSPGAARNAVDCALWDLRAKRAGKPIWELLELPEWQPVETVFTISVAAPEVMAAAARDAGPYPILKIKLGGSDDDSRIRAIRDAVPDKRLIVDVNEGWTLAELRRCLPAMIDAGVELIEQPLPAGRDQELAQLPRAARALPIGADESCHVASDVDRLVELYDVVNIKLDKAGGLTEALRMLDRARCAGLDVMVGCMLGTSLAMAPAMILAQSSRFVDLDAPLLIGTDRTPAMVYKDGIVFPPSPEVWG; from the coding sequence ATGATCGAAGACACGTTCCGACTAAGCAGCGCCCGCGCGTATCGCGAGACCTGGCCGCTCGCGACACCTTTCGTCATTTCCCGCGCCCGAGCGGATACGACCGACCTGCTCGTCGTCGAGGTCCAAGAGGGCCAGTGGGACGGCCGCTGCAGGGGACGCGGCGAGGCCTGTCCGATCCGGCGCTTTGGGCAGGGTATGGAGAAGGCGGTTGCCGAGGCCGAAGCGATGCTCGCCGCACTGCGGGGCGGAGCCGACTGGTCGAAGCTGTACGACCTTTCTTCCCCCGGCGCCGCGCGCAACGCGGTCGACTGCGCCCTGTGGGACTTGAGGGCCAAGCGTGCCGGCAAGCCGATCTGGGAACTGCTCGAGTTGCCGGAGTGGCAACCGGTGGAAACGGTGTTCACGATCAGCGTCGCCGCGCCCGAGGTCATGGCTGCAGCGGCGCGCGACGCCGGCCCCTACCCCATCCTCAAGATCAAGCTTGGCGGAAGCGACGACGATTCGCGCATCCGCGCAATTCGCGACGCCGTACCGGACAAACGGCTGATCGTCGACGTCAACGAGGGTTGGACTCTCGCCGAGCTTCGGCGATGCCTTCCCGCAATGATCGACGCAGGCGTCGAGCTGATCGAACAGCCGCTCCCGGCCGGGCGTGATCAGGAGCTCGCCCAGCTACCCCGCGCGGCGCGGGCGCTTCCGATCGGCGCGGATGAATCCTGCCATGTCGCTTCGGACGTCGATCGGCTGGTCGAGCTTTACGACGTGGTCAATATCAAGCTGGACAAGGCGGGCGGGCTCACCGAAGCATTGCGCATGCTCGATCGCGCGCGCTGCGCCGGGCTCGACGTCATGGTCGGCTGCATGCTCGGAACGTCGCTCGCGATGGCGCCGGCGATGATCCTCGCGCAATCGAGCCGCTTCGTCGACCTCGATGCACCGCTGCTGATCGGGACCGACCGCACTCCCGCAATGGTCTACAAGGACGGCATCGTCTTCCCGCCCTCGCCGGAGGTTTGGGGCTGA
- a CDS encoding YaiI/YqxD family protein codes for MLEIFVDADACPVKEEIYRVARRCALPVSLVANSFVATPPDGLVRLVTVGAGDDVADDWIAGRAGRGDIVITADVLLAARCLKAGARVVDPKGREFTDDSIGSQVAGRELSRRLRESGVKTDGPAPMTGKDRGRFLNTLDTVIQSIRRQ; via the coding sequence GTGCTGGAAATCTTCGTCGATGCCGACGCGTGCCCGGTCAAAGAAGAGATTTACCGGGTAGCCAGGCGCTGCGCGCTGCCGGTGAGCCTGGTCGCCAACAGTTTCGTCGCGACTCCGCCCGACGGGTTGGTTCGCCTTGTCACCGTTGGCGCGGGCGATGACGTGGCCGACGACTGGATCGCCGGTCGCGCCGGCCGCGGCGACATCGTGATCACGGCCGACGTGCTGCTGGCGGCCCGCTGCCTGAAGGCCGGCGCACGCGTCGTCGATCCGAAGGGGCGCGAGTTCACCGACGATTCGATCGGCAGCCAGGTGGCCGGTCGCGAGCTGTCGCGCCGCCTGCGCGAGTCCGGCGTGAAAACCGACGGCCCGGCGCCGATGACGGGCAAGGACCGCGGCAGGTTCCTGAACACGCTGGACACCGTGATCCAGTCGATCCGCCGCCAGTAG
- a CDS encoding BadF/BadG/BcrA/BcrD ATPase family protein — translation MPLYLGIDAGGTHTRARLVSDSGDVLGAGETEAANTPAGLPHALQVIEEAYSHAARQAGIAETGLSSIHAGIGMAGLNRRGVLDGLKAHSFPFKSTAFASDAAIANLGAHAGQDGAIVVVGTGSIGFARIGDEIVTVGGYGFAVSDEGSGAELGLRAIRRALWARDGRIPHTALTRELLDHFHGSAGEIVDWTARATPRDYAAFAPMVMQHANQGDATAELIVQEAAQRIGAVIRTMLERGAPHCCLMGGLAPHLRDWLAPSIRARLREPLGDALDGAVLLARTRAAQT, via the coding sequence CGGCGGCACCCACACGCGCGCACGGTTGGTCTCGGACAGCGGAGACGTTCTCGGCGCCGGCGAAACCGAAGCCGCCAATACGCCGGCCGGTCTGCCGCACGCACTGCAGGTCATCGAGGAAGCTTACAGCCATGCTGCCCGCCAGGCAGGAATCGCAGAGACCGGGCTCTCGTCGATTCACGCAGGCATCGGCATGGCCGGACTGAACCGGCGCGGAGTTCTCGACGGTCTCAAGGCACATTCCTTCCCATTCAAGTCCACCGCCTTCGCAAGCGACGCTGCGATTGCCAATCTCGGCGCCCATGCAGGACAGGATGGTGCGATCGTCGTTGTCGGAACGGGAAGCATCGGCTTCGCCCGTATCGGCGATGAGATCGTCACGGTAGGCGGCTATGGATTTGCGGTCTCGGACGAAGGCAGCGGCGCCGAATTGGGTCTGCGCGCGATCCGCCGCGCACTGTGGGCGCGCGACGGACGCATCCCGCACACGGCACTCACCCGGGAATTGCTCGATCACTTCCATGGCTCTGCAGGCGAGATCGTCGATTGGACCGCGCGAGCGACTCCCCGCGACTATGCGGCGTTCGCACCGATGGTCATGCAACACGCAAACCAGGGCGATGCCACGGCCGAGCTGATCGTGCAGGAAGCGGCGCAACGAATCGGAGCGGTGATCCGCACCATGCTGGAACGCGGCGCTCCGCATTGCTGCCTGATGGGCGGCCTGGCCCCGCACTTGCGCGACTGGCTCGCCCCCAGCATCAGGGCGCGCCTGCGCGAGCCGCTCGGCGACGCGTTGGATGGCGCGGTCCTGCTCGCCCGCACGCGCGCTGCGCAGACATAA